In one window of Oncorhynchus kisutch isolate 150728-3 linkage group LG16, Okis_V2, whole genome shotgun sequence DNA:
- the LOC109890396 gene encoding LOW QUALITY PROTEIN: unconventional myosin-X-like (The sequence of the model RefSeq protein was modified relative to this genomic sequence to represent the inferred CDS: deleted 1 base in 1 codon), with amino-acid sequence ILRINQKIRGKDNFKSIGILDIFGFENFQVNRFEQFNINYANEKLQEYFNKHIFSLEQLEYNREGVQWEAIDWMDNAECLDLIEKKLGMLALVNEESRFPKGTDFTLLEKLHSRHSVNNPYYVKPRLADHQFGIRHYAGEVLYDVTGVLEKNRDTFRDDILNMLKESRLDFIYDLFERVGSRNSEETLKMGTARRKPTVSSQFRDSLHSLMGTLSVSNPFFVRCIKPNNEKNPSVFDPEVVLNQLRYSGMLETVKIRRAGFPVRRTFKDFFSRSVCVCVCYVCWLQKEMKTGTKSNVLKLKKRWFVLTHNSLDYYKSSERNSSKMGTLVLNSLCSVFQPEERVHRETGYWNIVVHGRKHSYRLYTKMLNEALRWIAAIQAVIDSKTPIETPTLQLIRDIKDSSLNPEAVEQTYRRNPILRYTQHPLHSPLLPLPYGEVIQRQQGYASLQDEAIRVFNSLQEMETLADPVPIIRGVLQTCQDLRPLRDEVYCQVIKQTNHVPQPNQPNQRAHWHLLTCMSCTFLPSRTILRYLRFHLKRVREHFPNTEIERYSAFINESLKKTKTRDFIPSQEEIVALLVRQEMTTTVYCHGGGSCKISINSHTTAGEVVEKLIRGLAMEDSRNLFSLFEHNKVTDRALESRVIVADVLAKFERLSGTEEEEEEGQWRLYFKLYCFLDMESMPKEGVEFAFMFEQAHESLISGHFPAPEETLQQLAALRLQYLHGDGASRAGWSLGTVYPMGRLRSRIFHSTKQGGVAGGEAGGGQVGSVKGDGQDRRRTPSFLDGSLRRSFKTGSLKKQKEEEGQQVEMWVKEETSATRAHVLDKWTKLQGLAQHQALLKYMSIVKEWPGYGSTLFDVECKEGGFPHDLWLGVSADNLSVYKRGEPKPLQTFQYEQITFFGAPQPCTYQITVDGNDLFFHTPLVMEIAKIMKAYINMMVKKRCSIMSASSVASTFVR; translated from the exons ATTCTCCGGATCAACCAGAAGATCAGAGGGAAAGACAACTTCAAGTCCATCGGAATACTGGACATCTTCGGCTTCGAGAACTTCCAG GTGAATCGGTTTGAGCAGTTCAACATCAACTACGCCAACGAGAAGCTGCAGGAGTACTTCAACAAACACATCTTCTCCCTGGAACAACTGGAGtacaacag AGAGGGAGTCCAGTGGGAAGCCATAGACTGGATGGATAACGCTGAGTGTCTGGACCTCATAGAGAAG AAACTGGGGATGCTAGCATTGGTCAACGAGGAGAGTCGCTTCCCCAAAGGGACAGACTTCACACTGCTGGAGAAACTACACAGCAGGCACTCTGTga ACAACCCTTACTATGTGAAGCCTCGACTGGCTGACCATCAGTTTGGCATCAGGCACTATGCTGGAGAGGTTCTGTATGATGTCACCGGGGTTCTGGAGAAGAACAGAGATACATTCAGAGACGACATCCTCAACATGCTGAAGGAGAGCCGACTGGACTTCATCTATGATCTGTTTGAGAGAGTGGGCAGCAGGAACAGTGAGGAGACTCTGAAGATGGGAACAGCCAGACGCAAGCCTACCGTCAGCTCACagtttagg GACTCTCTCCATTCCCTCATGGGCACTCTGAGTGTGTCCAACCCCTTCTTCGTGCGCTGCATCAAACCCAACAACGAGAAG AACCCTAGCGTGTTTGACCCGGAAGTGGTTCTGAACCAGCTGAGGTATTCTGGAATGTTAGAAACAGTTAAGATCCGCCGGGCCGGCTTCCCTGTCCGCAGAACCTTCAAAGACTTCTTCAgccggtcagtgtgtgtgtgtgtgtgt tatgtgt GTTGGCTccagaaggagatgaagacaggAACTAAGAGTAATGTTCTGAAGCTGAAGAAACGCTGGTTCGTGTTAACCCATAACTCCCTGGATTACTACAAGAGCTCTGAGCGAAACTCCTCCAAGATGGGAACCCTCGTCCTCAACTCCCTCTGCTCTGTCTTTCAACCTGAGGAACGAgtgcacagagagacag GGTACTGGAACATCGTAGTGCACGGTAGGAAGCACTCGTATCGCCTCTACACCAAGATGCTGAATGAAGCTCTGAGATGGATAGCAGCCATACAGGCAGTGATAGACAGCAAGACACCCATAGAAACACCGACACTACAGCTCATCAGAGATATCAAGGACAGCAGTCTGAACCCTGAGGCAGTGGAGCAGACCTACAGGAGGAATCCCATCCTCAGATACACTCAGCACCCTCTACACTCCCCCCTACTGCCACTACCCTACGGAGAAGTCA tcCAGAGACAGCAGGGCTATGCCAGTCTTCAGGATGAAGCGATCCGAGTGTTTAACTCTCTTCAGGAGATGGAGACTCTGGCAGACCCTGTTCCTATCATACGG GGGGTACTGCAGACCTGTCAGGACCTGAGACCTCTCCGAGACGAg GTATACTGTCAGGTGATCAAGCAGACCAATCACGTACCTCAGCCCAATCAGCCCAATCAGCGGGCTCATTGGCACCTCCTCACCTGTATGAGCTGTACCTTCCTCCCAAGCCGGACCATCCTCAGATACCTGCGCTTCCACctcaaaag GGTGCGAGAGCATTTCCCCAACACAGAGATTGAGCGTTATTCTGCTTTTATCAATGAGTCTCTGAAGAAGACCAAGACCAGGGACTTTATTCCGTCTCAGGAGGAGATTGTGGCCCTACTGGTGAGGCAGGAGATGACAACTACAGTCTACTGCCATGGAGGAGGCTCCTGCAAGATCTCCATCAATTCACACACCACCGctggagag gtggtggAGAAGTTGATCCGCGGCCTGGCCATGGAGGACAGTAGGAATCTGTTCTCTCTGTTTGAGCACAACAAGGTGACGGACCGAGCTCTGGAGAGCAGGGTCATAGTGGCTGACGTCCTCGCCAAGTTTGAGAG GCTGTCAgggactgaggaggaggaggaggaaggacagTGGAGACTCTATTTTAAACTTTACTGTTTCCTCGACATGGAGAGCATGCCTAAGGAGGGGGTGGAATTTGCCTTCATGTTTGAGCAG GCCCATGAGTCTCTGATCAGTGGTCACTTCCCGGCCCCAGAGGAAACTTTGCAGCAGCTAGCCGCTTTACGGCTACAGTATCTCCATGGAGATGGGGCCAGCCGCGCTGGGTGGAGCCTCGGTACTGTTTACCCAATGGGGCGCCTCCGCTCGCGCATCTTCCACTCCACCAAACAGGGAGGCGTGgcaggaggagaggcaggaggagggcaGGTGGGAAGTGTCAAGGGGGACGGGCAAGATAGAAGGAGAACCCCCAGCTTCCTGGATGGAAGTCTGAGGCGCAGCTTCAAGACGGGCTCGCTGAAGAAACAGAAG GAGGAAGAGGGGCAGCAGGTGGAGATGTGGGTGAAGGAGGAGACATCAGCCACCAGAGCCCATGTTCTGGATAAATGGACCAAGTTACAGGGACTCGCCCAGCACCAGGCTCTGCTCAAATACATGTCCATCGTCAAAGAGTGGCCCGGATATGGCTCTACACTGTTCGacgtggag tGTAAGGAAGGAGGTTTTCCCCATGACCTGTGGCTGGGTGTGAGTGCTGACAACCTGTCTGTGTATAAGAGAGGGGAACCCAAACCTCTGCAGACGTTCCAGTATGAGCAGATCACCTTCTTTGGAGCTCCACAACCCTGCACCTACCAGATCACTGTCGACGGCAACGACTTGTTCTTCCACACTCCattg gTGATGGAGATTGCTAAGATCATGAAAGCCTACATCAACATGATGGTGAAGAAACGCTGCAGCATCATGTCTGCCTCCAGCGTCGCCAGCACCTTTGTCAGGTGA